In Gossypium hirsutum isolate 1008001.06 chromosome D01, Gossypium_hirsutum_v2.1, whole genome shotgun sequence, the genomic window TTTTAACCACTTTTCTAAGCGCACAAAGACTTAAAATGACAAAAATTGAAGTTTGAACTAAGCAAAATATATGGACACAATTAGCACTTAGTAGGCAAATGCTGAAATTATTAGCCGTGTGGTACTTTTAAAACACAAATTTCAGCATCCCTAATCATTCATCTTATTTAAAAAtagtctattttttttttaaagtaaactaTTATGCATCTACCTTATTGTAAGTGGTTACATAAGTAATTACACATCAAAACGATATATAATATCACGTTGGTATACTAAGGATAATTAAATTTGTGCGAATTCAAGAGGTTTCTTGCCGTCATGAACATTTCTAAAGAAGTTTCTCATATAATCCCCAAAAATCACCTCTCTATAACAAGCCATTCCATCTTTTTCTACGACTTGTGGAAGGGGTGCAATTTTCTCACTCGGTCTTGGTGATGTAAATATTGGTACCGATACTCTTGATTTCATACTCGTTGTGCGAACTCTATGTTCTGCGCTTTTGTACTTTCCGTTGCTTAGTATCTaaaacaagaaaatgaaaaagaaaaatcaataaccttgtaattaaatataataatagagaCTTAGAAGATATGTTAGATTTCAACCTGTAATGCATCACCGATGTTAATGACCAAAGCACCAGGGACCGGAGGGATCTCGACCCACTCTCCTTTCTTTCCAATGTTAGCGATTTCTTCTGCAACTTTAACATATAAACCACCAATTCCATCTTGTAGTAAAATGGTAAGAGTACCCATATCGGAATGACGTCCGACACCAACTGTGAGGTCCGGATCAGGACATGTCGGATAAAAATTCATATTAACCATTTTCATGCTTATGAGTCCATCAATCTTTGTGTCATCTAGTTCAACCCCAAGATTTCCCATCAAAATTTCTAGCAATCTCCTCACCATGGTCATTGAT contains:
- the LOC107936168 gene encoding scopoletin 8-hydroxylase is translated as MAPGLDDGSSLFNFVVRDGNGVKGMVDLGLSTVPKPYVQPPKERIDKRMETRHEGAPIDLSRLDGPDHDEVVKEIVMAAETLGFFQLVNHGVPVDLLESLKDAAHDFFGQPSEKKAVYRKEVSPSPLVKYGTSFVPEKEKALEWKDYISMIYTNDAEALQQWPKECREVALEYLKTSMTMVRRLLEILMGNLGVELDDTKIDGLISMKMVNMNFYPTCPDPDLTVGVGRHSDMGTLTILLQDGIGGLYVKVAEEIANIGKKGEWVEIPPVPGALVINIGDALQILSNGKYKSAEHRVRTTSMKSRVSVPIFTSPRPSEKIAPLPQVVEKDGMACYREVIFGDYMRNFFRNVHDGKKPLEFAQI